attttttagttctttttctgtaatacaaacaatgctgaataaattattcaattttataaatttggtaaattttacctttcgcttggacggagaattgaaccgaggaccatacagtttgcaagccaacacactaccactgggctacgtagctgttatagtcaccaatagacaattagtgatgccaatttggtgcttttagcaccaaatttgacaaaaaaaacaccaaattgactatttagtgccttttcaaaaaaaaaaaaaaaaaaacaccaactttCAGGCAACTGCTTTCAGGCATTTTCATTTTGtgcttttttcaatttgaacagtattaaaacagtatcatacaaaaattcggattagactttcaaaaacttaagaatcTCAACTGTATtgctaaatatagaatttgattgttatgaaggtggtattgattctttttttaatcaatattgctATTCTTTATAAATGCTTAGGGACGAGTGTCGAATTTCCGAACTTGATAAAGATGTTATTAAAaacatttgtattaaattcacaaaagcactcataattgaaatttgaaatagacTCCcttcaaatattaatatttcgaaatttaatGTCGAAAAAATGTTATTCTCCTCTGAAAAAATAGTGtgaaattttaaagacattacTGAGCAAActaaattaataatttcataatcAAATCATGCTTCaaaacaaaagttctataatcaattttttttttttgtttagttgaaCATTGAATTTTAGCTGGCTTTATTAGTTTgtgcacagagaatacagattagtTGTGACAACCGAATTTATTCCCAACCtacttttggcagttgtagcaactatcagttggcagttgtgccacccgactgattcggtcgacacgaCTAATGCCTAATGTGGtattggttgggtctgccgacgacatcggttgtagctaccttcatcattcggttgtgttgcccaaccttAATAATATTCATGgccaaattaaaaaccaattccttcccaattaaattatattttatttaaaacaagtaaggaaagtctaaagtcgtgcggggccgactatattataccctgcaccactttgtagatctaaattttcgatatcatatcacatccgtcaaatgtgttggaggctatatataaaggtttgtcccaaatacatacatttaaatatcagtcgatttggacagaatttgatagacttttacaaaatctatagactcaaaatttaagatggactagggtggaacacaatgttagtaaaaaataaatatgggaaacatttaaatctgaagtaattttaaggaaacttcgcaaaagtttatttatgatttatcgctcgatatatatgtattagaagtttaagaaaattagagtaattttttcaacttttcgactaagcagtggcgattttacaaggacaatgttggtattttgaccatttttgtcgaaatcagaaaaacatatatatgggagctatatctaaatctaaaccgatctcaacctaatttggcacgcatagcaacaatgctaattctactccctgtgcaaaatttcaactaaatcggagcaaaaaattagcctctgtggtcatatgagtgtaaatcggacgaaagctatatatgggagctatatctaaatctgaaccgatttcaaccaaatttggcacgcatagctacaatgcttattgtactccctgtgcaaaatttcaattaaatcggagtaaaagatttgcctctgtggtcatatgagtgtaaatcgggcgaaagctatatatagaagctatatctaaatctgaaccgatttccaccaaatttgacacgcatagctataatgctacttctactccctgtgcaaaatttcaagtaaatcggagcaaaaaattggcctctgtggacaaaggagtgtaaatcgggcgaaagctatatatgggagctatatctaaatctgaaccgatttggatgatattttgtaagtttttcgagactcataaaatattcggatgtacggaatttgaggaagatcggttgatatacacgccaattatgaccagatcggtgaaaaatatatatggcagctatatctatatctgaaccgattttttccgaaatcaatagggatcgtctttgagtcgaaacaggaccctataccaaattttaggacaatcggactaaaactgtgagctgtactttgcacacaaaaatacatcaacagacagacagacaggcggacatcgctaaatcgactcagaatttaattctaagacgatcggtatactaaacgatgtgtctcagacttttccttcttggcgttacatacaaatgcacaaacttattataccctgtaccacagtagtggtgaagggtataacaagtaaggaaagtctaaagtcgggcggggccgactatattataccctgcaccactttgtagatctaaaatttcggtaccatatcacatcaaatgtgttggggctatatatagaggtttgtcccaaatacatacatttaaacatcactcgatctggacagaatttgatagacttctactaaatttatagacttaaaatttaagtcggctaatgcgctagggtggaacacaatattagtaaaaaaatatgtgaaacatttaaatctgaagcaattttaaggaaacttcgaaaaagtttatttatgaattatcgctcgatatatatgtattagaagtttaggaaaattagagtcatttttacaacttttggactaagcagtggcgattttacaaggaaaatgttggtattttgaccatttttgtcgaaatcagaaaaacatatatatgggagctatatctaaatctgaaccgatttcaaccaaatttggcacgcatagcaacactgctaattctactctctgtgcaaaatttcaactaaatcggagcaaaaaattggcctctgtggtcatatgagtgtaaatcgggcgaaagctatatatgggagatatatctaaatctgaaccgatttcaaccaaatttggcgcgcatagctacaatgctaattctactccctgtgcaaaatttcaactaaatcggagttaaaaattggcctctgtggtcatatgagtgtaaatcgggcgaaagctatatatgggagatatatccaaatctgaaccgatttcaaccaaatttgacacgcatagttacaacgctaattttactccctgtgcaaaatttcaactaaatcggagttaaaaattggcctctgtggtcatatgagtgtaaatcgggcgaatgctatatatgggagatatatctaaatctgaaccgatttcaaccaaatttggcacgcttggctacgatgctaattctactccctgtgcaaaatttcaactaaatcggagttaaaaattggcctctgtggtcatatgagtgtaaatcgggcgaaacctatatatgggcgatatatccaaatccgaaccgatttcaacaaaatttggcacgcatagttacaatgctaattatactccatatgcaaaatttcaactaaatcggagcaaaaaattggcctctgtgggcaaatgagtgtaaatcgggcgaaagctatatatgggagctatatctaaatctgaaccgatttagctgatatttcgcaagtttttcaagactcataaaatattcgaatgtacggaatttgaggaagatcggttgatatacacgccaattatggccagatcggtgaaaaatatataaggcagctatatctaaatctgaaccgatttttccaaaatcaatagggatcgtctttgagccgaaacaggaccctataccaaattttaggacaatcggactaaaactgcgagctgtactttgcacacaaaaatacatcaacagacagacagacggacatcactaaatcgactcagaatttaattctaatccgatccgtatactaaaaggttggtctatgattactccttcttggcgttacatacaaatgcacaaacttattataccctgtaccacagtagtggtgaagggtataaatatgggaaatatgaagcgagagaaattgtaatgcaattgtacaaaagagatttatgatttttcaggcgatacatatgtattcgagatataggacaattagagtaatatttacaatttttgctactcagcagtggcgattttacaaggatattggttagatctcgccaagatatgtggtcaagtgtgggttgtggttgtgatatattatttggtctagtcgggcgacttggagccttatttaaaactcatccattctgtggaaattttggcattgcagtgtgtaggatatggctaagatatggggaaataatcacagaattttgtatgaagtgtgagaattttggccatatttatattctctgaggaaactatccagtgaATTGGagtaaaatcccattgaaaatgggtctaaaatatgaaacagtctatcatatttccccaactctggtgtacgtatatatgggagctatatacaatctgaaccaattttgactaaatttgacatgcatagttagaataataattctgctatctatgcgaaatttcacgtaattgggagtataactttggccccccctggtcatatgagtgcaaatcgaacgggagatttatatgggagccatatctaaatctgaaccgctttcaacaaaatttgccacaattacctatactactaaacgtactccttgtgcgaaatttgaaccaaatcacggcaaaacgctggattttaaggccatataagttcaaatcggacgaaatatatatatgggagctatatctaaatctgaatcgattttgaccatatttggcacatacaatagaaccgttaaaagtaccgcttgtacaaaatttgaagtaagtcagggcaaaactctggcttttgagaccatataagtccaaatcgggcgaaagatatatatgggagctatatttaaatttgaaccgatttcaatcaaatttaccaagcattggtagaatgtcaatactaccctctgtgcaaaatttcacgaagatcggtgttCCCAATAGAAGGTTCGtggcgattttgaaaaaattcccaaCACAGGTTAAAGTTTAGCGAAAttcatttatttctttattgctTATTCTAAGCGCAACCATATGTTTtaattccttaaaattaatatatttattaaaatattttcaaaattcaaggTTATGAGCATACTTATTGGTATCAAAATCACCAGCTTATTTTACGGCTGTTTTCCAGAAGAATTTAGCTTCTTGTTAATTCAACCAACTATTGTAGAAAGAAAGAATGGGGTTAAGAAATGTGACTTTGAAGTATGATTACAGTTTGTAATGATAATAACGATTCGATAATCGCAATCGAttcatcaattaaaaattacattcaCAACAAAGGGTGACCAGTGGCGGTAACACCCCCCTGCAGTATTACGAGAAGCTTTCGAAGGAATACTCTCAATTTTTAGCCACATCCAAAACCGCTAATCTGGCAGCGGGTCTTACTAATACACCGTTAGCTGTAAGAATTTTTGCGCTACGAACTTGTCCATCTTTCGCTATGGAAGTTTCAATAACTTTTCCTCTAAGCCACACGTTCCTTGGACTCGACGGGTCGACCACAATAACCAGATCGTCAACACTTATTGGTTTTGCCTTCTCATGCCACTTTGACCGAAATGTTAAAgatggtaagtattcttttacCCATCGCCGCCAAAATCTTTCGGCATACTGTTGAGAATACAACCAATTGTTCCTCAGTGCCACTCCACTATCATCATACATTGCCAAAGGCTTCATACCGTTAGTAGAACCAACTAAAAATTGGTTTGGTGTGATTGCCTCAGCATTCTCATTATCGATGGGTTCATACACAAGAGGACGtgagtttataatattttccaCCTCCGCCATCATTCCTCGCAACAACTCTTCATTTGGTACTCTAGTTGGCGTAATATTATTGTAAACAGTTTTTATGGATCGCACAAGCCTTTCCCAGGCGCCACCCATATGTGGTGACGATGGGGgattaaaattccattttgttgttgtggtggtgaaattccgaaCCAACTCATTTTTGTCAACCTCCTTTGCTGCCTCGCGTAGTTCCCTCTCTGCACTAACAAAATTTGTGCCGTTGTCACTGTAGAACTCGTTTGGAATCCCACGGCGACACATGAAATTTCTAATTGCTATGATGCATGATGACGTATTAAGTGTGGTGACTATCTCAATGTGAATGGCTCTCATCGTCAAGCAGGTGAATAGTGCACCATATCTTTTCTCGGTATGCCTTCCGACTGTAACCATAATTGGGCCGAAGTAATCTAATCCCGTGTACGTAAAGGGAGCACAAAATGCTGCAAGACGGGCTGCTGGCAACCTTGCCATTTGAGGAACGGTTGGAGCAGCTTTCCTTATTTTGCATACCTGACAATTTTTTACCACTCTTTTGAGAACAGCTCTTAATTTAGGTATGTAGAATTTTTGTCGAATCTCATTAACGACGGTTTCGTGGTTCATATGGTGAAAATTTGCATGGATATCAGTAACTAACAGAATTGTTATGCGGCTAGCTCTGGGCAAAATAGTTGGATTTCTTGTGTCTTCCGAGATCCATGTTGCATTTAAGCGCCCATCAACCCGAAGAATGTCGCATTCATCTAAAAAAGGTgaaactttatatatagaacTAGTCTTACTCACTCGTTTGTTCATTTTGAGAGCGTGAATTTCATCCGAATAAAATTCTAGTTGTGCCAAGCGAAACAATACACTTTCTGCCTTTAATAGTTCCTCGGATGTTAgttctttgtttttttgtttttctttgacaatattaaaaaatcgcAACACGTATGCAGTGGTTCTTAAAAGCCTTTTCCATTTAGAAAATCGATCGATTTCTATAATTGGTGCTGTGTCCATGTGCAGTAGAACAGTCTCTCTTCTTTCGATGTCTTGTGGATCCAATTCTATTTTTTCTAAAGGCCACTCACTTTTTGGTTTTAGGAGAAAATTCGGTCCCTTAAACCATCGACTCTCAGCAGAAACATCTGGCTTTCTTGCCCATTTAGTTGCCTCGTCAGCTACGTTTTGTTTCCCTGTTATCCAATTCCACTCTCCCAATTCAGTAGTTTCGAGAATTTCACTTACTCGGAGGGAAACAaactggtgatattttttgttattataagTGAGCCAACTTAAGACCGTCCTTGAATCGGaccaaaaatatttcctatttatTGTGATAGAATGATTGCTTACTATGGTGTTTGCAAATCGGGTACCAATGAGAGCAGCCATGAGTTCTAAACGAGGTATTGAGATAACACGCAATGGAGCAACTCTCGTTTTAGAACCGACTAATGAGCAAACCACACTCTCACCATTAACTATTCGAAGATAAGCTACTGCGGCGTAGCCGTTCTCGCTGGCATCTACAAACGTGTGTAGCTCGACTTCTGCGTTGTTGTAATCAGTTATACACTTGAGATAACATCGCTGAATGCTCACGTTCTCTAATTCCGGTAGGTGTTGTAaccattttacccatttttcattttgttctttCTTGATGGGCTCGTCCCACTCAACCCCGGACTTCCAAATTTCTTGAAGAATTATTTTTAGGTACATAAGAAAGTTGCCGATCAATCCCAGCGGATCAtaaattgtcatcaaaattttcaatacttgACTTTTAGTTGCATATTTTCTACCGCAGACTGcatcattttctaaaatatgaGGGGAtattttgaagacaattttatcCATTGGAGGATTCCAAAAAACTCCCAAAATTTTAAGCTGTTTTTGCGATTTTGCTTGTTGGCCTTCTAATTGTTCAATAACAGCTGGTACATTGGAGCAccaatttctcaaattgaagCCAGCTTGCTTTTGTATAAAATGGGTTTCTTTTGCTATTTGAATTGCTTGTTCTGGTGTATCTGTAGAGTAAAGAAAGTCGTCTACGTAATGATTTTCCTTAAATGCCGACGCTGCTTGCGGCAGCTTTTCTTCGAATTTTGCGgcatttagattttttatatattgggAGATACAAGGAGAACAAGATGCTCCGAAGGTCATCACATTCATAATGTACACATCTGGCTTCACATCCGTCTGGCAGTTACGCCATAAAAAACGCTGTACGTGCCTATCTTCTTCCCGAATAAACACCTGGTGAAACATTTGCTCGATGTCACCGCAGGTCGCTACTGATCTTTCTCTGAATTTATACAGAATGCCTTGAAGTGAGCATAAAAAATCTGGGCCTTTAAGCAACATTGAATTTAAAGAGACCCCATTAAACTTCGCCGCTGCGTCCCATACTATTCTACACTTGCCTGGTTTGTTCTTATTAAATACGGGAAATATTGGCAAATACCAAACCCTTTGAATCTTTTCAGTTGAGTCAATCTTACTAATAAAACCCTTCGCTAGATAATTTCTCAAAGTTTCCACGAATGTATTCAACAAGTCgtcatttttcaataatttattttcgaGACAGACAAGTCTCTTTTTAGCCATCTCATAATTGTCTGGAAACAACACTTCGTCGTAGCGCCACAACAGTGATGTTTCGTAATGTCCGTCCGCACGCTGATGGgtaaatgtttttaatatattcattGATTTTTCATCCTCTTTATTTGCCtgttgttttacaaaatttatgccCAAATTTTCAACGTTATAGAATAATTTCACCATCTGGTGTATTTTAGAGTCGCTCTCTAAACATTCGCAAATGTGCATAGAGAAGGGTGAGTGGGGCGCATCGCCGCAGGGGCCAAACACAGTCCAACCAAGCGCTGTCTTTATGGCAATTGGTTTCCCTACTCCTCCCTCTCTAACTTTATTACAAATTGTCATATTCGCATTGTTCAATCCAATAAGAATTTTTGGAGTGGCAGCACAATAGCTTTCGATGGGCAACCCTTTTAAATAAGAGAATTTCTGGCAAAGAGATGCATAGTCCATCGTTTGTTTAGGCaataaaagttgtttcacaGAACGTACATCAAGTGAAAatggttttttattttgtcctGATACTCGTATTTTCAGTCGTTGTGACTTACTTTCAGTCCGTTTTACATTAGCCGTCCATTTAAGGCAGAGCTGTTCAGTTTCACCTTTTAAATctaattgatttaaaatatcCTCTTCTATTAAGCTAGTTGACGACCCGTCGTCTAAAAATGCAAAAGTATGTAcgactttgttgttgttgccatgAATACATATTGGTATCACCTTAAAGAGGAGTGGGTGTTTAGTGACGTCATGTGTGTTCAGAGTCTCCTCTTCTTTGTTTACATTAATCTCTTTTGTATCCACTCTCTTCTCATTACCTATCTCAGAATGCATGTGTGGTGAGTTTTTTGATCCATGCAATAAGTGGTGATGTTTATATTGGCAACCAACGACGTTGCAGCTCTTGTTTTTGTTGTAGCAAACACCTGAGTGTTTCCTTAAGCAGTGCTTGCATAAATCAAATTGTTTTACTGTATTCCACCTTACTTTACGATCGTACTCCAGGAATTTTTGACAATTGGCAATGTTATTACAACCTACCCTtacatctggttggttcaacaaagaaaaataatcaagaaggttcagcggttaaaactagaagtgcccatatgtaataggtacttttagttaatgtggtatcacaatggactgaatagtctaagtgagcctgaatcttaatcgggctgccactttaacctaacctaacctacataaaTGACATTTCTTTTTCTTCTCATCTCCGTGAGTGTTTAAAAACTCGTTTCTTTGTTTACGATTGTGGGAAGATGAAGAATGAATATTATTTTCTACATTGACGGTACTAGCTGAAAGGCCAATGTCAAAAATCCATGCAGAAAAATCAAGtaagtttacttttttccaCTCTGCtgtaaaattaatttctgtgCTCCCCAGTTGATTTGATAGTACGGTGGTAGTTTGGATATGAGCTCTTGGAGTAGAGATGAATCGTTAAGCTCATCAGCAAGGCCACAGGCTTCAATTGTGGATTGAAGACCTTTAACGTGAatagcaaaatttgtaattgattcCATTTTATTTGGATTGACGGACGACagtgattttattttactttttagtgcaaataatattttatcgggcTGGCCGTACAAAACCTTCAAAATTGAAATTGCATGGGAAACGCACGAAGGATGAACCAATATACGTTTGACGGCTTCTAATGCCTCTCCACGTAATGCCCGTTGTAGACGTATGAGGTTTTCTGCATCGGTCAGACCACAGAC
This is a stretch of genomic DNA from Haematobia irritans isolate KBUSLIRL chromosome 4, ASM5000362v1, whole genome shotgun sequence. It encodes these proteins:
- the LOC142235765 gene encoding uncharacterized protein LOC142235765; amino-acid sequence: MDSSIGQGEPHNLNVANQKASTILCQLCHESINGTVVCCRDCQKSYYENCSKASEPFNSWTCPPCTLRSSKSIRSSGSSRSSSISHISCNSKTALELKRLEEERELAAKRDQEYLAKKYKILEELEESPEIDRTIVGVNEMGVNLGKSAVDVLLTPNVEADMPNLTSMAAKAPECMPTTYPFMSAVAHSMVPLQANNTNNNNNSFDFIDPMFALPSTKRQNVHPSTQCSFRDSSNVQQTSFGLHNNKHHLVQPANPSCIKDSGNFQQTPLGSHNLPDTSQPHLEQPSTTQRRLTSDQLHARQTVPKELPTFSGSPEEWPLFNSTYEWSTAVCGLTDAENLIRLQRALRGEALEAVKRILVHPSCVSHAISILKVLYGQPDKILFALKSKIKSLSSVNPNKMESITNFAIHVKGLQSTIEACGLADELNDSSLLQELISKLPPYYQINWGAQKLILQQSGKNTVNVENNIHSSSSHNRKQRNEFLNTHGDEKKKKCHLYVRVGCNNIANCQKFLEYDRKVRWNTVKQFDLCKHCLRKHSGVCYNKNKSCNVVGCQYKHHHLLHGSKNSPHMHSEIGNEKRVDTKEINVNKEEETLNTHDVTKHPLLFKVIPICIHGNNNKVVHTFAFLDDGSSTSLIEEDILNQLDLKGETEQLCLKWTANVKRTESKSQRLKIRVSGQNKKPFSLDVRSVKQLLLPKQTMDYASLCQKFSYLKGLPIESYCAATPKILIGLNNANMTICNKVREGGVGKPIAIKTALGWTVFGPCGDAPHSPFSMHICECLESDSKIHQMVKLFYNVENLGINFVKQQANKEDEKSMNILKTFTHQRADGHYETSLLWRYDEVLFPDNYEMAKKRLVCLENKLLKNDDLLNTFVETLRNYLAKGFISKIDSTEKIQRVWYLPIFPVFNKNKPGKCRIVWDAAAKFNGVSLNSMLLKGPDFLCSLQGILYKFRERSVATCGDIEQMFHQVFIREEDRHVQRFLWRNCQTDVKPDVYIMNVMTFGASCSPCISQYIKNLNAAKFEEKLPQAASAFKENHYVDDFLYSTDTPEQAIQIAKETHFIQKQAGFNLRNWCSNVPAVIEQLEGQQAKSQKQLKILGVFWNPPMDKIVFKISPHILENDAVCGRKYATKSQVLKILMTIYDPLGLIGNFLMYLKIILQEIWKSGVEWDEPIKKEQNEKWVKWLQHLPELENVSIQRCYLKCITDYNNAEVELHTFVDASENGYAAVAYLRIVNGESVVCSLVGSKTRVAPLRVISIPRLELMAALIGTRFANTIVSNHSITINRKYFWSDSRTVLSWLTYNNKKYHQFVSLRVSEILETTELGEWNWITGKQNVADEATKWARKPDVSAESRWFKGPNFLLKPKSEWPLEKIELDPQDIERRETVLLHMDTAPIIEIDRFSKWKRLLRTTAYVLRFFNIVKEKQKNKELTSEELLKAESVLFRLAQLEFYSDEIHALKMNKRVSKTSSIYKVSPFLDECDILRVDGRLNATWISEDTRNPTILPRASRITILLVTDIHANFHHMNHETVVNEIRQKFYIPKLRAVLKRVVKNCQVCKIRKAAPTVPQMARLPAARLAAFCAPFTYTGLDYFGPIMVTVGRHTEKRYGALFTCLTMRAIHIEIVTTLNTSSCIIAIRNFMCRRGIPNEFYSDNGTNFVSAERELREAAKEVDKNELVRNFTTTTTKWNFNPPSSPHMGGAWERLVRSIKTVYNNITPTRVPNEELLRGMMAEVENIINSRPLVYEPIDNENAEAITPNQFLVGSTNGMKPLAMYDDSGVALRNNWLYSQQYAERFWRRWVKEYLPSLTFRSKWHEKAKPISVDDLVIVVDPSSPRNVWLRGKVIETSIAKDGQVRSAKILTANGVLVRPAARLAVLDVAKN